The DNA segment AATTAAAATTGAAGGACGTGGCCCTATCGGTGTCATTTTAGTAGACAGCAATGCGAAAGGGGAAGTTCGTGGATATGTCACGAATCCGCAAACGCATTTTGATTTAAACGAGCATGGAAAATTAGATGTTCGTCGCGCCGTTGGGACAGAAGGAACTTTAACCGTTGTAAAAGACCTTGGCATGAAAGAATATTTTACTGGCCAAGTCCCACTTGTTTCTGGAGAATTAGGAGAAGATTTTACGTATTACTTTGCTTCTTCAGAACAAGTTCCGTCATCCGTTGGTGTAGGTGTATTAGTCAACCCGGATAATACGATTTTAGCGGCGGGTGGATTTATTATTCAGTTAATGCCAGGTACGTCTGATGACGTGATTACCGAAATTGAACAACGACTGCAATCGATTCCACCGGTGTCCAAGCTCATTGAACAAGGGTTAACACCGGAACAATTACTTGAAGAATTGTTAGGAAAAGGAAATGTAAAAGTGCTCGAACAAATGCCAGTTTCATTTACTTGCCAATGTTCGAAAGAACGTTTTGCCGATGCCATTGTTGGCTTAGGGAAAAAGGAAATTGAAGAGATGATACAAGAAGATGGTCAAGCGGAAGTCCAGTGTCACTTCTGTAATGAAACGTATCATTTCTCAAAAGAAGAACTAGAACAATTAAAAGAAGAAGCAAAATAAACTTTGAGTGGGAGAGGGCAAAGTTGAGGAATCAACGACTTTGGCTTTTAATTGCTGTATTATTATTATCGAATTGTTTAACAGTTGCTTATTTTGTAACGAAAGATGAAAAAGTAAGTCAACAGCCGGTAAAAGAGATGAAAAAGGAAGTTGTTGCAAAAGTGGGAGATGACGTCATTTATCGAAGCGACTGGCTTTTCGCAATGGAAAAGCGATATGGTGTTGACGTATTAAAAGAGTTAGTCAATGAGAAAGTTATCGAACAAGTGGCTGCTAAATACGGCGTCTCAGTGACCGATGAGGAAATCGAACGGGAATTGACGATGATTCAATCCATTTATAATCCATATGAGCAAGAAACAGCGTTCGATGAAGAGACGCTTAAAAGTCAAATCAAAACAACGTTGTTGTTAGAAAAACTGATGATTAAAGATGTCAATATTCCAGAAGAACAATTAAAAGCATTTTATGAGGATAATAAAGAGTTATACGAAATTCCGGAAACGTATCATATTTCACATATCGTTGTAAAAACAAATGAAGAAGCACTTGAAGTGAAAAAGGAATTGGAAGAAGGCTCTAGCTTTTCCGCTTTAGCGATGGAGCGATCCATCGATTCGTTAACAGCTAGTCGCGGAGGAGAAGTCGGTTATATTTCTAAGTATCACCCACATATCGATCCGGCTTATTTAGAAGCAATCGAAAAGATGAACGTAGGGGAAATTAGTGATCCTGTTCCGTATGAAGAGGGATATGCGATCATTTTATTACAAGAGAAAAACGAAGGTAAATCTTTTACGTATGATGAAGTTAAAGAACAAATTAAGAGACAAATGGCCTTACAACAATCAGAAGTTACTTTTACCCCAGAAAGCTTTTGGGAAGAAGTAGGCGTTGAGTGGTTTTATGGTGAATAAACGTACGGACGAACATGTTCGTACGTTTATTCATATCTATCAAAAAAATACCAATCATATTAATTGACAATTCAAAATATACTTGTTACTTTCATGATAAAACCAATATCTTTACTAGGAATTTTTTAACGAAAATCACATAATTATAGCTATGAGGTGATGGAAATGGTGCGTGTAGCCAACTCTATTGCAGAGTTAGTTGGGGAAACCCCTGTTGTCAAACTGAATCGGATTACAGATAAAACATGCGCGGATGTGTACTTAAAACTTGAGTACATGAACCCAGGGAGCAGTGTAAAAGACCGGATTGCGCTATCGATGATTGAAGCGGCAGAGAAAGAAGGAAAACTGAAGCCTGGAGTAAAAATTGTCGAACCGACGAGCGGAAACACGGGAATTGGTTTGGCTATGATTGCGGCAGCAAAAGGATATCAAACAGTGTTAGTTATGCCAGATACGATGAGTTTAGAACGTCGAAATTTATTGCGTGCGTTCGGAGCGGAATTAGTCCTAACTCCAGGAGCAGAAGGTATGAAAGGGGCAATTAAAAAAGCGGAAGAGTTGGCTCAGCAAGAAGGATATTTTATGCCTCAACAATTTAAAAATGAAGCGAATCCTGAAATTCATCGTCAAACAAC comes from the Bacillus sp. (in: firmicutes) genome and includes:
- the hslO gene encoding Hsp33 family molecular chaperone HslO; protein product: MNDYLIKALAYDGQVRAYAVRTTKTVGEAQRRHQTWPTASAALGRAMTAGVMMGAMLKGDSKLTIKIEGRGPIGVILVDSNAKGEVRGYVTNPQTHFDLNEHGKLDVRRAVGTEGTLTVVKDLGMKEYFTGQVPLVSGELGEDFTYYFASSEQVPSSVGVGVLVNPDNTILAAGGFIIQLMPGTSDDVITEIEQRLQSIPPVSKLIEQGLTPEQLLEELLGKGNVKVLEQMPVSFTCQCSKERFADAIVGLGKKEIEEMIQEDGQAEVQCHFCNETYHFSKEELEQLKEEAK
- a CDS encoding peptidyl-prolyl cis-trans isomerase, whose amino-acid sequence is MRNQRLWLLIAVLLLSNCLTVAYFVTKDEKVSQQPVKEMKKEVVAKVGDDVIYRSDWLFAMEKRYGVDVLKELVNEKVIEQVAAKYGVSVTDEEIERELTMIQSIYNPYEQETAFDEETLKSQIKTTLLLEKLMIKDVNIPEEQLKAFYEDNKELYEIPETYHISHIVVKTNEEALEVKKELEEGSSFSALAMERSIDSLTASRGGEVGYISKYHPHIDPAYLEAIEKMNVGEISDPVPYEEGYAIILLQEKNEGKSFTYDEVKEQIKRQMALQQSEVTFTPESFWEEVGVEWFYGE
- the cysK gene encoding cysteine synthase A, whose product is MVRVANSIAELVGETPVVKLNRITDKTCADVYLKLEYMNPGSSVKDRIALSMIEAAEKEGKLKPGVKIVEPTSGNTGIGLAMIAAAKGYQTVLVMPDTMSLERRNLLRAFGAELVLTPGAEGMKGAIKKAEELAQQEGYFMPQQFKNEANPEIHRQTTGKEIVQQMGDQLDAFVAGIGTGGTITGAGEVLKETYPNIQIFAVEPADSPVLSGGKPGPHKIQGIGAGFVPDILNTEIYNEIIQVKTEDAFEWARKAAREEGILGGISSGAAIYAAIQVAKKLGPGKKVLAIIPSNGERYLSTPLYQFED